The following coding sequences are from one Sphingobium sp. Cam5-1 window:
- a CDS encoding KAP family P-loop NTPase fold protein: MARIQGDRALEGDGEDNLGFGPTADMLAEALAIGTSSEGLVVGVTGRWGSGKSSLINLTQAALRRRANDERPHVIEFKPWLVGERDALLQAMFSELVAGIDQIELEAGDATGVTIRKAQRAATAVREFAGLLSGAGKVVKAGSVSIPFVSSLIGMVEDFFQSANKDKPRSLAASKKKVCKRLAKLKRALVVVIDDVDRLEPSEIVEVLRLVRSVADFPKITYVLSYDHDIVSHAVEVAAQVRDGSAYIEKIVQITVPVPHPEAFDLRRWFERELKEMNLAGGDEVERRIFEIIDREGGQYLVTPRAVVRTLDSIRFHWAVLEGRVDLTDFIWLHFVKVGNPALYEWITVYLAEMSARASGRTNISEEQRVRARQSLDAALECDGTTFGEVCDRLADHLPGIASYHRDPDGGIYEEVHQVEMDRAIGARRLSSPDHYRLYFAFAQPTNAPRSSDFNDLATAIAASAEQAADLLRKWQGQRLTSGVTRAEVMLDRLAARVLAAPTAPEAEHLLLAYANVMDELAGGSVNDFGGPDVWRRAMRSLPTLLDTLGDAREAGIRRMFAEGQAVSWLTSLFRHETFAHGRHGDRPDSDRLLASDELDLVTEVMLGRYRRMSFDDIKAQLQPLSMLFAWQQGGDEDGPRNLLASEVDTDEGLVGTLQHLCGRVRTATATAEREIATLSRSNIASLVDYESARERITQLAETAQDPVFREKARILLESFRDGDRF; this comes from the coding sequence ATGGCTCGAATTCAGGGTGACCGAGCGCTTGAAGGCGATGGTGAGGATAACCTCGGCTTCGGCCCGACGGCGGACATGCTAGCCGAAGCTTTGGCCATCGGCACCTCGTCCGAAGGTCTAGTGGTCGGCGTCACTGGCAGGTGGGGGTCGGGCAAATCGAGCCTCATCAACCTTACGCAGGCGGCGCTCCGCCGCCGCGCGAATGACGAGCGCCCTCACGTGATTGAGTTCAAGCCATGGTTGGTGGGCGAACGCGACGCTTTGCTTCAGGCGATGTTCTCGGAGCTTGTGGCAGGGATCGACCAGATCGAGCTTGAGGCCGGAGACGCAACCGGCGTCACGATCCGCAAGGCGCAGCGGGCGGCGACGGCCGTGCGCGAGTTCGCCGGCTTGCTCAGCGGCGCGGGCAAAGTCGTGAAGGCGGGCAGCGTGAGCATTCCCTTCGTCAGCTCGCTGATCGGCATGGTAGAGGACTTCTTCCAGTCCGCCAACAAGGACAAGCCCAGGTCTCTCGCTGCCTCGAAGAAGAAGGTGTGCAAGCGGCTTGCGAAGTTGAAGAGGGCGCTCGTCGTCGTGATCGACGATGTGGATCGGCTGGAACCGTCGGAGATCGTCGAGGTGCTGCGGCTGGTGCGGTCCGTCGCCGACTTCCCGAAGATCACCTATGTCCTGTCCTACGATCACGACATCGTTTCGCACGCGGTCGAGGTTGCCGCGCAGGTGCGCGACGGTAGCGCCTATATCGAGAAGATCGTGCAGATCACTGTGCCGGTCCCGCATCCGGAAGCGTTCGATCTGCGGCGATGGTTCGAGCGCGAACTGAAGGAAATGAACCTCGCCGGGGGCGACGAGGTCGAGCGGCGCATCTTCGAGATCATCGACCGGGAGGGCGGGCAGTATCTCGTCACACCGCGCGCGGTCGTCCGCACGCTGGATTCGATCCGGTTCCATTGGGCCGTACTCGAAGGAAGGGTCGATCTGACCGACTTTATATGGCTCCATTTCGTGAAGGTCGGGAACCCGGCACTATACGAGTGGATCACCGTCTATCTCGCTGAGATGTCGGCCCGGGCGTCGGGCCGGACAAACATCTCCGAGGAGCAGAGGGTCAGGGCCCGCCAGAGCCTGGATGCCGCTCTTGAGTGCGACGGCACGACGTTCGGGGAGGTATGCGACCGGCTGGCGGACCACCTTCCGGGCATCGCCAGCTACCACCGCGATCCCGACGGCGGCATCTACGAGGAAGTGCACCAGGTGGAGATGGACCGGGCGATTGGCGCGCGCCGCCTGTCCAGCCCGGATCACTACCGGCTGTATTTCGCCTTCGCGCAGCCGACTAACGCCCCGCGGTCCAGCGACTTCAACGACCTTGCGACCGCGATTGCTGCATCGGCGGAACAAGCCGCAGACCTGCTGCGGAAGTGGCAGGGTCAGCGCCTGACGAGCGGCGTGACGCGCGCCGAGGTCATGCTGGACCGGCTGGCTGCCAGGGTCCTGGCGGCTCCGACGGCGCCGGAGGCCGAGCATCTGCTCCTGGCCTACGCCAACGTGATGGACGAGCTGGCGGGAGGGAGCGTGAACGACTTCGGCGGTCCGGACGTATGGCGCAGGGCTATGCGTTCGCTACCGACACTGCTTGATACGCTAGGCGACGCTCGCGAGGCCGGCATCCGGCGCATGTTCGCTGAGGGCCAGGCTGTTTCATGGCTGACGTCGCTCTTTCGGCACGAGACGTTCGCGCACGGCCGCCACGGCGATAGGCCGGATTCCGACCGACTGCTGGCATCGGACGAGCTCGATCTAGTGACCGAGGTGATGCTCGGCCGATACAGGCGCATGTCGTTCGATGACATTAAGGCCCAGCTCCAGCCGCTGAGCATGCTCTTCGCTTGGCAGCAGGGCGGCGACGAGGACGGCCCTCGCAACCTTCTCGCCTCCGAGGTCGATACGGACGAGGGGCTGGTGGGTACGCTGCAGCACCTCTGCGGCCGGGTCCGCACCGCGACGGCAACCGCTGAGCGCGAGATCGCAACGCTGAGCCGGTCGAACATCGCTTCGCTGGTCGACTACGAGTCGGCGCGCGAGCGCATCACCCAGCTGGCCGAGACTGCGCAGGACCCGGTGTTTCGGGAGAAGGCCCGCATCCTGCTCGAGAGCTTCCGCGACGGCGATCGCTTCTAG
- a CDS encoding DUF4209 domain-containing protein yields the protein MSDDPMDSTDDNDGDPVVDNVNGGQPLYDPVSREDFAAVDLDTLTADLRRLDRHSLVDLFWGKIKDTQDTGDAVAERVYRLVSSLIGLHLRVEAEGDPFGLQWQSETRRTALPHDFRGDQSEVLADLAPTIGHPTLRARFADVAYETGVRRAGRTAIEAYCEVARRFADGSAELQFPEMETRAMDCVKPLERCFMINARIAKRGTLVEPLPETVRFAFAHALDARAYFPLTQIGRRVLQARLIPADEVAAAAADLAASALPNDYCLAVKECWQLAADAYDRAGDAEASREASIKAIEQTFAMVDSVSQSSAKAHWVKETLREFRALGGVPERVTEMRRRLRELQDMSLDEFGSFAVPLDGIDELRVKTFDEFKALSLSDAMRAMVGFSIPDDVEELKAAVLKQSREFPLSNMFGASYADHEGREVARGPSLDSQEEPSEAWYKEHGIRHLGITRRYRVHGNIEPARQAVLERYSVNEQHLLPIVQLSSFIPAGHHHIFSIGFARLWQGDYATATHLLIPQIENSLRHILQMAGRDASKIEEDGIEGDRPLNVLLTFYRADLEAILDKNIVWQIDSLLNFRPGPALRNELAHGKLTWSEFYADEAIIACWMVYMLTLAPILRYWDGHVAPALEAMTSSGEI from the coding sequence ATGAGCGACGACCCGATGGACTCTACCGATGATAATGACGGCGACCCGGTGGTAGACAATGTCAACGGAGGACAACCGCTTTACGATCCGGTCTCGCGCGAGGATTTCGCCGCGGTCGACCTCGACACGCTCACGGCCGACCTGCGGCGGCTCGATCGTCATTCGTTGGTCGATCTCTTCTGGGGTAAAATCAAGGACACCCAAGATACCGGCGACGCAGTCGCCGAGCGCGTCTATCGCCTCGTCTCGTCCCTCATTGGCCTGCACCTGCGGGTCGAGGCCGAGGGCGATCCGTTCGGCCTCCAGTGGCAGAGTGAGACCCGCCGGACAGCCCTGCCGCATGATTTCCGCGGCGATCAGAGCGAGGTGCTGGCCGATCTTGCACCCACGATCGGCCATCCGACCTTGCGCGCCCGCTTCGCCGATGTTGCCTATGAGACCGGCGTTCGCCGGGCCGGGCGGACTGCGATCGAGGCCTATTGCGAGGTAGCGCGCCGTTTCGCCGATGGCAGCGCCGAACTGCAGTTTCCCGAAATGGAAACGCGCGCGATGGACTGCGTGAAGCCGCTCGAGCGCTGCTTCATGATCAATGCGCGCATCGCCAAGCGTGGCACGCTAGTCGAGCCTTTGCCCGAGACCGTCCGTTTTGCCTTCGCCCACGCCCTCGATGCACGGGCCTATTTTCCGCTAACTCAGATCGGCCGACGCGTGCTCCAAGCTAGGCTGATACCAGCGGACGAGGTGGCGGCCGCCGCTGCCGATCTTGCCGCCAGCGCGTTGCCAAACGACTATTGCTTGGCGGTCAAGGAATGCTGGCAGCTCGCCGCCGATGCCTATGATCGCGCTGGTGACGCGGAGGCGAGCCGCGAGGCCTCGATCAAGGCGATCGAGCAGACCTTTGCCATGGTGGACTCGGTGTCTCAGAGCTCGGCCAAGGCCCATTGGGTGAAAGAGACGCTTCGCGAGTTCCGCGCCTTGGGCGGCGTTCCCGAGCGCGTCACCGAAATGCGCCGGCGGCTTCGCGAATTGCAGGACATGTCGCTTGACGAGTTCGGCAGCTTCGCCGTGCCGCTCGATGGCATCGATGAGTTGCGAGTGAAGACCTTCGACGAGTTCAAGGCGCTCAGCCTCTCAGACGCCATGCGCGCGATGGTGGGCTTTTCGATTCCCGACGATGTCGAGGAGCTGAAGGCCGCAGTGCTCAAGCAGAGCCGGGAATTTCCGCTCTCCAACATGTTCGGCGCGAGCTATGCCGACCATGAGGGACGCGAAGTGGCGCGAGGACCGTCGCTCGATTCTCAAGAGGAACCGAGCGAAGCCTGGTACAAAGAACATGGTATTCGCCATCTTGGTATCACGCGGAGATACCGCGTTCATGGCAATATTGAACCCGCCCGCCAAGCCGTCCTCGAGCGCTACTCGGTGAACGAGCAGCATCTGTTGCCGATCGTTCAGCTGAGCAGCTTCATTCCCGCTGGCCATCATCACATCTTCTCGATCGGCTTCGCGCGGCTCTGGCAGGGCGACTATGCGACTGCCACCCATCTGCTGATCCCGCAGATCGAGAATTCATTACGACATATCCTCCAGATGGCGGGGCGCGATGCGTCAAAGATAGAAGAAGATGGCATCGAGGGCGACAGGCCACTCAATGTGCTACTGACCTTCTATCGCGCTGACCTCGAGGCCATTCTCGACAAGAACATCGTGTGGCAAATCGACAGTCTGCTCAATTTCCGCCCCGGGCCGGCACTGCGTAATGAGCTCGCCCACGGCAAGCTCACCTGGAGTGAATTCTACGCCGATGAGGCGATTATCGCTTGCTGGATGGTCTACATGCTGACCCTGGCGCCGATCCTGCGCTATTGGGACGGCCATGTCGCACCCGCGCTTGAGGCCATGACATCGAGCGGAGAAATTTAG
- a CDS encoding IS3 family transposase (programmed frameshift) → MMKHSEEFKQEAVRIALTSGLSRGRVASDLGVGKSTLNKWVSHYRPSDLVAAPQADLARENERLRLENRVLREEREIPKKGDSVLREPKAVRFAFVHSWRHRWPVELMCRVLQVSERGYRSWRSRPVSHRERTDMRVLAHIREQYSLSLGSYGRPRMTMELKEAGLDVGERRVGRLMRINGIKPVRTRKHKVTTDSHHRLGVAANWLDGDFAADAPNCKWAGDITYVWTSEGWLYLAVILDLHSRRVVGWAVSDRMKKDLAIRALDMAVRLRNPPHGCIFHSDRGSQYCSYDYQKKLQAYGLRPSMSGKGNCYDNSAVETFFKSLKAEMIWRQSWPTRRQAEAAIFQYINGFYNSRRRHSYLGGISPLAFEAKVA, encoded by the exons ATGATGAAGCATAGTGAAGAGTTCAAGCAGGAGGCTGTGCGCATTGCGCTGACCAGCGGGTTGTCGCGCGGACGCGTCGCGTCAGATTTGGGTGTCGGCAAGTCGACGCTGAACAAATGGGTTTCGCATTATCGTCCATCGGACCTGGTGGCAGCGCCGCAGGCAGATCTGGCACGAGAGAATGAACGGCTTCGCCTTGAGAACCGCGTGCTTCGGGAGGAGAGGGAAATCC CTAAAAAAGGCGACTCAGTTCTTCGCGAGCCAAAGGCCGTGAGGTTCGCCTTTGTGCACAGCTGGCGGCATCGGTGGCCGGTGGAGCTGATGTGCCGTGTCCTTCAGGTGAGCGAGCGCGGTTATCGTTCCTGGCGCTCGCGTCCAGTAAGTCATCGGGAGCGGACAGACATGAGGGTGCTGGCCCATATTCGGGAACAATATAGCCTGAGCCTTGGCAGCTACGGTCGTCCGAGGATGACGATGGAACTCAAGGAGGCGGGCCTTGATGTTGGTGAGCGTCGGGTCGGCCGCCTCATGCGGATCAACGGGATCAAGCCGGTCCGCACACGCAAACACAAGGTGACGACGGACAGCCACCATCGCCTGGGTGTCGCAGCGAACTGGTTGGATGGCGACTTTGCCGCCGATGCGCCAAATTGCAAATGGGCTGGCGACATCACCTATGTCTGGACATCGGAAGGCTGGCTCTACCTTGCCGTCATCCTCGACCTGCACAGCCGCCGTGTCGTTGGCTGGGCTGTCAGCGATAGGATGAAGAAGGATCTGGCCATCCGGGCATTGGATATGGCGGTGCGCCTGCGCAATCCGCCGCATGGCTGCATTTTTCATTCCGATCGCGGCAGCCAATATTGCTCCTATGACTACCAAAAGAAGCTGCAGGCCTACGGCCTGCGTCCATCCATGAGCGGCAAAGGCAATTGTTACGACAACTCCGCCGTCGAGACATTCTTCAAATCCCTGAAGGCGGAAATGATCTGGCGGCAGAGCTGGCCAACCCGGCGGCAAGCAGAGGCCGCCATCTTTCAGTACATCAATGGCTTCTACAACTCACGGCGGCGCCATTCATATCTGGGCGGGATCAGCCCACTCGCCTTTGAGGCCAAGGTGGCATAA
- a CDS encoding cation:proton antiporter domain-containing protein, with the protein MDLPFTAPEPYILMLTGAGFLIALVAWLPLALKKLPLSLPIVCILIGAGIFCLPEVKFRPSPINYPVITERFSEFVVIIALMGAGLKLDRPFHWRRWGVTWRLLAITMPLGIGIITLMGGALLGLPWSIALLLAASLAPTDPVLAADVQVGPPWTCNGFVPVT; encoded by the coding sequence ATGGATCTGCCTTTCACTGCGCCCGAGCCGTATATCCTGATGCTGACAGGCGCGGGGTTCCTGATAGCGCTGGTGGCTTGGCTACCGCTTGCGCTGAAAAAGCTCCCGCTGTCATTGCCCATTGTGTGCATCCTCATAGGCGCTGGCATCTTCTGTTTGCCGGAGGTGAAGTTCCGGCCTTCGCCGATCAACTATCCCGTTATCACCGAACGCTTCAGCGAATTTGTGGTGATTATCGCACTGATGGGCGCAGGGTTGAAGCTTGACCGCCCCTTTCACTGGCGGCGCTGGGGCGTAACCTGGCGTTTGCTTGCGATCACCATGCCGCTCGGCATCGGCATCATCACGCTGATGGGCGGGGCCTTGCTGGGCCTGCCATGGAGCATCGCTCTCCTGCTCGCCGCCAGCCTCGCGCCCACCGATCCCGTTCTTGCCGCCGATGTTCAGGTCGGCCCTCCTTGGACTTGTAACGGTTTTGTGCCGGTCACTTGA
- a CDS encoding mycofactocin-coupled SDR family oxidoreductase gives MSGDDPTISRRQFVASAGAVTASSAIGTAQAAAPERLAGRFAGKIAWITGGARGQGRSHAQRLAAQGADIIISDSVTSLPTIEYPMASQADLDETAEMVRAMGRRVLALRSDVRDPDAVTEVAQKGVEMFGRIDLLVANAGVYGTAPLASMSDGLFDDVVRTNLYGVFHSMRAVLPGMVARRYGRIVAIASLAARTGQMNSGAYCASKWGVIGMVKATALEVAKSNVTVNCVCPTGVNTPLLNNAAAWKRALPGDAEPSREKFEAKMRLNPFTPQGVPWVEPADVSDSVLFLLSEEARHITGSAIDVAAGSMASNVA, from the coding sequence ATGTCTGGAGACGACCCAACTATCTCACGTCGCCAGTTTGTAGCTTCAGCGGGTGCTGTAACTGCATCGTCGGCTATCGGCACGGCCCAAGCAGCGGCACCAGAGCGGCTCGCTGGTCGATTTGCCGGTAAAATAGCCTGGATTACCGGCGGCGCACGTGGTCAAGGTCGCAGTCATGCTCAGCGTCTTGCCGCGCAGGGCGCTGACATCATTATTTCCGATAGCGTGACTTCGCTGCCGACGATCGAATACCCCATGGCAAGCCAAGCGGACCTGGATGAGACCGCGGAGATGGTACGTGCAATGGGGCGGCGCGTGCTAGCGCTCAGGTCCGACGTACGCGATCCTGACGCGGTCACCGAAGTCGCGCAAAAAGGCGTCGAAATGTTCGGCAGAATTGATCTGTTGGTCGCTAATGCGGGAGTGTACGGCACTGCCCCCTTGGCCTCCATGAGCGACGGCTTGTTCGATGATGTCGTGCGCACCAACCTCTATGGCGTCTTTCACAGCATGCGCGCCGTGCTTCCGGGCATGGTCGCGCGCCGGTATGGGCGCATTGTTGCCATCGCATCGCTAGCTGCTCGAACGGGGCAGATGAACTCGGGCGCTTATTGCGCATCCAAATGGGGCGTCATTGGAATGGTCAAGGCCACCGCACTGGAGGTCGCGAAGAGCAATGTGACGGTAAATTGCGTTTGCCCGACCGGCGTCAACACTCCGCTGCTCAATAACGCGGCCGCGTGGAAGCGGGCCTTGCCTGGCGACGCGGAGCCCAGCCGGGAAAAATTCGAGGCGAAAATGCGCCTCAATCCGTTCACCCCCCAAGGTGTGCCTTGGGTGGAACCGGCTGACGTCAGCGACAGCGTCCTGTTCCTCCTGTCTGAAGAAGCACGGCATATCACTGGTTCAGCCATTGACGTGGCGGCGGGAAGCATGGCCAGTAACGTCGCGTAG